The DNA window TCCCGTCATCATGGGGAGCGCCGAGGGCGGGGCCATGGGGCATCCGCCCTTGAATCGCAACCTCGGAGGTGACCCGAGCGAGCAGAACAACATCGCGAACGTCCGAGTCTCGGTGAGCTGGGTCGAGCCAGGACAACGCGAACCTCGGGTCGTGGTTCTCCAGACACGGATGGCACCATGAGAAGGGCGCTTCATCACGCAAGGGGCTTCACCCTGCTGGAAGTGATGATTGCCAGCGTCATCGGCGTCATCGTGCTGGGAATCGGGCTGGTGGCGGGCATGCAGATGCAGCGGCGCGCCATCTTCGAGGAACAGACCATGCTGGCGCAGGTCACCGGGCGAGCCGTGAAGGAGCTGCTCGCCGCGGATGTGTCCCGCACCGGCCTTGGCATGGGCAACACGCCCATCCGCTACAGCGAAACCGACCTGCGCAGTGCCATCCAGGTGTGGAACGCGCTCGACATGCGAACGGAGGTCCCCGGGTTCTTCGCCGCGGACCCCACCTTCCAGTTCCCGACGGGGCGCTATAGCGGCATGCGCTCGGATGTGCTGCAGCTCCACTGGGGCGACTCCCGCAACATGACGCCCATGGTGCCGTGCAACCTGGGGACGGGGCCTGTTCGCAATGGGAACAGCTTCTGTATGCGGGGCCTCCCCCCCGCGCACCTGCAGCCCCCTTCCGGGCAGAGTGTCCCGGCGCTGGTCGTCAACCCGCTGTGGGACGTCGCCTGCCACATCCAGGTGGATACGGTGGAGACCCCTCCCGGCCCCAACGTGGGCAAGATTGGAGCCACGGTCGCTCCGAACAGTGGCCCCGCCACGAAGGAAGCGTGCTCCGATTC is part of the Myxococcus landrumus genome and encodes:
- a CDS encoding PilW family protein produces the protein MRRALHHARGFTLLEVMIASVIGVIVLGIGLVAGMQMQRRAIFEEQTMLAQVTGRAVKELLAADVSRTGLGMGNTPIRYSETDLRSAIQVWNALDMRTEVPGFFAADPTFQFPTGRYSGMRSDVLQLHWGDSRNMTPMVPCNLGTGPVRNGNSFCMRGLPPAHLQPPSGQSVPALVVNPLWDVACHIQVDTVETPPGPNVGKIGATVAPNSGPATKEACSDSTDKKWEETGWFIMQPQGAAYRVNWVNNIPTLEYLAPGAPNWVVVSRDVERMTIRQGVMNMKDTLQDLRWYPNTTPARPDLSNCTTNNTECNLDDGTVSPSPNTHEGLRRMLQQRVRALEVTLVVRTRRLDQTLVQPITDEEGFPLDGFKRRTYSFRVAPRNYGSVGIQPEEAE